The genomic stretch gtaaagcaaggcataaggctactagctccacactcagtcgggatgttCCTAAGAGCTCCCTTCGCAGGTCTAGAAAGGCCGAGGTGGGtggcaaacatgtccatggtaaggaagaaactggtgttcatgaggcggaactcaacggtctgttccaccgcatcatacttgaaagaactcatgaactcTAGGGTCAGAAAAGCGTAAGAGTATTTCCGGAGGCGGTACAATCCAGTCATACCCAAGGTCTCGAAGATATGCCTAACATCAGTCTCAATCCCCAGGTCAGTCAAAAGAGTGGTGTCAatacaacgggtgggtctcatccGTCGTCTCTGTAAGGTAACAAAAGCATCTCTTTGCGTAAAATCCACAaagacaacagaagggtactcaggCACCGCTGGGACCGTAGGTTCCCTACTCCCCTCACCTATCTTGAGCTCAGAAGCCCgacccctcttactctgacgagTTCCCAcagttggtctcggcatctgtttcaacacatAATTTAGATACACAAACAACATTCACTCGAAAACATATAAACTTTCATGTATTTTCACGGAAAAGAATTAttatgtacacactttcaccaaacaattCAGAAATTTATAAGTATAAACTCTCAAATTatcatcagacggtctctacagctatcAAAATTATGGCAAGTATGGCATCAATTAACAACACAACTACTAATTTTGAAAATTAAACCTTcaaaataacttcacaaataGACTAATTTCACAATAATGTGGGACGAATTTCAGTCTAGGATACTTTTAacacggagttttaaggcaaaattttgagtaaaaaccatcaaaatcaactctaaacatgatacccataacatacattactcaattttccccctattatatgcaaaagacaaccaaaattcaatttaaaattccaaaccctagaaatttcgagacATCCATTCCCCCAAATTGATTCGATTTTTTTATATCCAACATCAATACTCAACAAATTAAAGCAACTAGATCATATCACAACAATTACAAGCAGGATTTTATGCATATAAACCGAATTTTTCAACAAACACCAACTATTATACATGTTTTTAATTAATTGAAACATAGAAAGAGGTGAATATTATTACCTTGAAGGATTAGCAAGTAAGGTAGACGAATTAAGCAAAGAATAGAGAAGAAGGGTTATGAATTCCGTATAAACCCGGGAACTgttcacttactcaatcgagtaagtaggttactcaTTCGAGTGGCCACtattcgatcgagttggagctactcggtcgagttttcgctaGCAGATCCAACTTTATCGACGTTATAGCTTCCTagctagatcgaatgaggtctactcgatggagtaggTACTCGTACTCGATCGGGTAAGACTAAGAATAAAGTCAAATGTTACAAGTTTTAGTAatggttcctgcaaaacaacaactcgtgtcgattccaaaagaagtttggaaatcgtcacagattattatacTCATTCATGACGTATTACTACTACTCAAATGAAGCGCAGCAGTTTCATTCAACCAAGATACGTATTACTTCATTTTATAATGACATTACGCAAACGATTGACCACACTATCAGCTTATTCATGCACACCTGCAACACATTATTTTACTTCCAATTATGCATTTGCAACTTCAACAATACAACTTACAATTATATCACGCTGAACATTCGTCTAACATTGAACCGTCATTTATCATCCAAGCTTACCATTAATTTAGCCATGTCACCACAAATTATCAGCTAGATTACTCAACTTAACTATGCCATATCAGGAAAGCATTCAACCATACATCCATCACACTTATCAAATACTACTTGACAAACGTTACAACTAATTCAAACTTACTACTTACTATCATCACCACGTGCAAGACACACAATTCCTTTACAACTAATACGCATAGATCGATATAGGAAACATTTTTATCACCACATCACACCACACTGTCACATACTATAAACTTTTCACCACTTTCATTACTTCCATACACACTTCTACTCAACCACAAACTTTCACAGTTCCTCATCACGGTTACACATACTAACACTCATAGAGACTCTATCACAGACATTTCTAACATAACCATTATACACACtaggcacataattcccgactcgatattcccataaccggtgactagcttaagcataatgggaccaagattttgaaatgagggagcctactcacccaaaatctagcatcagctgggacTCCCAATATACCGACACCAGGTTCATttaattagactctctacgttcattaggctcatttgttacaggttccaaaatcgtcgctctgatgccactttgtaacacccccatataccaacgAGCCTtgacaagaccttccctagcatataagggcgttaccatctcggttgcccgaggacattaataatcaaatgtcgataaaagaacaattaagttatattaTAAGTGATTAACCAAACTAAAGATATAtaaaaaggtacaactcaaaccacTATCAGCTATGTAaactacttctgtcgtgactcgtgacaaactcatcccgccaagcacccagccTTCATCaagatcacaacctgctaagactgactgctcaccatagtggatcacgacagacacaacaaaaacaaacaataaaacaaaaccacacaaggtcagcaactgagggaACAGACACACAACCACAGACACAACACATGCACAacaatacacacacacacacaccccaCATCGCCTCTAATCCatcaccatcaccgactgtccactggaccagctctGCCAGTgtgggaccgcaaccgttcccacctaagccctgctcatcaaaccgagcgataaacccatgtcaattaatgtgcacatcccctcccgtggcgagttccacggagggcgaactacgggcgtgaagTCCCGCAAGTGAcgccactcagccgaggacgcacctcgagaaccagagacagacaatcacaatcagctgcaccacaacaacgataaacaaaacaacacaacaccaaccaactACCACAATAAATCAACCATACCAACACTACatcaaccaaaccacatcaaaagacactctagataaccaacagtactgagtaggcgaacctacctttagcgcaccgcagcgattccgcgtccgaCCACATGATACCAATAAACcaagcaacacacctatacaaacagtacaaccatctatcactatcactacaatcCTAACCGAAAacaacgatgacgatgatgatgacgataacatacctacgcatagtaatccggcgtcaagaccgctacccgactcaagcatcccatccccatggtgtaagcaTCCCCAAGGACCTCAAGGCAAGGATTAtggtgaaggagaaagagagtgacggcatctaggtttaggaatgaggtgcggaaatgatttgGTGTTTCACGATTATCGATTTATAAATCCCCGCTGCGAACCTGTTACTTGATCGAGAAactatcttactcgatcgagtgacccctactcgatcgagctcccaagctactcgatcgagtagccttagttAGATCGAGTGACATACAAACCAAAGCTCACAACACTAGAAGACATCGCCCGTAAAGTTTCACAAGGTCAAGAtcagtgtctaaggtcagtcaacgtcggtcaacgggtccctaaaaggactgGTATTACAAACACTATTAATGATACAAGAATTCTAAGCTCAGCATATGAGCGTGATGCGGTACAAGAAACTAATGTTCAAACACCAAAGAAAAAGGGGTGGTCATTCCTGAATAATTTATAAGTAACAAATTATTCATATCAGAAACTAACAAATCTAATGAAATCATGTCTTATTGCAGCAAGAATGGCAAAAGCTAAAGAATCACAGGACTACCGTAATCCTTACTGAAGGAACAGATGGAGACAACAACAtcaaatcaatgaaacaacaagtttttaagttttattttatgcttagtAAGAATAATAAAAAAATAGATTATCAAGTAAACATGTATTAATGTAGCAACAACAAATCAACGAGACAACAAGTTATTAATGATTTATTCTCAATAgatattttaattgtttttttggtgcgctaaaaatatattttaattgtTAACATCAGTTACCTATAGTAGAAAGatacttatttaattaatttttgttacAAGTTTCAAAAAGTCAGTGACTTACAAAGTAAGATAAATCGAGTGACACCACCTATGCACGTGTGTTTCAAGATAACTGGGTTACTGAAACCCATGAAACGGAATGGATAGAACCTACTTGGTTGCTAATTCGTAAAAATTTACTGTTGACAACCGAGCATAGTAACAAAAAAAAAGGAGTTGAAACAGCTAAATCCAGCCCAGGCTTAGCATAATTGGTAATCATTGTTATTCATCACTGCTAAGTGCAATTAAAAAAATTACAGAAGTTAGCTGAAGTTATAAACACCGTCGAGAACTTCCCCATACTAAGAAAAGGTAACCTGTAATGTTGAGCCATCCAATGACCAAGGGAGGCTTGTATTTCATTGGAGTATAGTTATTCAAGGTTACCAAAAAAAAGTGAAAACCACTCTAACGGGTACAAAATTGCACAAAAATACCTGAAACGAAAACTTTAGATGATGGCATGCATTTTACTGCTTGATATATAGAGGGGTTAGATGCTGAAAATTGTGAACTAACATGTGAGCCAATCTGCTTGCTCTCACTCAGTTTCAATATATTCCCGACTTTATTAAGAAAAGCCATACTTATAGCCTACAAAAACATTAGGATAAAGGATAAATTAGACCAATCAGCATCGCTATGTAGCTTAGTAAGTATCGCTTCTTTCGCAAGATAACTATGCACATGATGCACACGAGAGTAGAATTTTATATACACAAATGGGTAGTATTAACCTGTTTTTAAACTAACTGCTTCAAACACGTCTTCACCAACAGTACGAAACGAAGTAATAAAAAATACAAAGCACCAAAGAAAGGATTTCATAACTCTATTGTGACCCAACAAAGAACAATTATTAACCGCTAGAGAAACACTTGGCAGAGGAAACATCCTTATAGAGCAAATCATTCACCCACCACCCCTATTGCCGGTGAGGCAGTGGACCAAGTTCTATTAAAATTTACATTCGCAAAATTCATGTATTAATATTAACCAACTACCTAAATCTTTGCAGAGTGACAAACAGATATACTGAACTTTGGTGACCCAGACCATGTTTGTAGCTTTTGCGGTGCGTTATTTTGGTACCAGGAAAGGAAGCGGAAACAATGCCATACATCAAACCCAAAGTTTACATTATGTTGTCAGGGTGGTCAAGTACAAGCACCATTACTTAAGGATCCACCACCCTTACTAGAAGAGCTTTTAGACTCCAATGGAGGTCGAAGATGTAGAGAGTTTCGTGATAAGATTAGGATCTAAACAACCATCTTTGCATTAACATCAATGGGAGGTAAGATCGATAAGTCACTCAACAATGGTTTGGCATCTTATGCTTTCCAAATAAGCGGGCAAAACTATCATCTGATGGGGTCATTGGTCCCAGCCGTGGGGACAACCCCAAAGTTTTTACAGTTATACATTTACGATATGGATCACGAGGTTGAGAACGGGATGTCGGTCACTAACAACGGACAAGGCTCTACATCAGCAAGATTAGATGAATATTTAGTTAAAGAATTATTAGAGATGCTAGATAAAAATAACGAGCTGGTGAAACTATTCCGCATGGCAAGAGACCGCTTCAAGGAAGATGAATTAATCCCTATTCGAGTAAAGTTGATCGGTAACAGAAGCCGTGATACAAGAGAGTTCAACACACCAACAGCTTCTGAGATTGCAGCTCTTATTGTAGGTGATATAGAAGATAGGATAGGATACAGAGATATAATAGTGGATAACAAAAAGGACGGGACTCAACAGATTAACGAAACAAACCCAAGTTTTATGTCATTGCAATACCCGTTATTGTTTCCGTACGGTCAAGATGGATATGTAGAAAAAACCATATACAGAGACAACTTAACCTAACTGAACAAAAAGAGGAAACACAGCACCATGTGTGAATACTACGCATTCAGAGTACAACAACGTTGTAGAAAAAGATCAGCTCTGTTGCATTCAGGACGTTTATTTCTACAATACTTAGTTGACGCATACACGTGCATAGAAGCAGAGAGACTGAGGTTCATACGTTATAATCAGCGTCAACTAAGGGTTGAGTTATATGACGGTTTGGTGGACGCTATAGCTCGAGATGATACAGATGCAACACAGCTCGAAAAAAGGTATATTCTTCCGTCGTCTTTTACCGGAGAAACTAGGTATAAGGTAAAAAATTATTAGGACGTCATGGCAATCTGTCACATTTACGGAAATCCCGACCTATTCATTATGTTCACAGCTAACACGAAGTGGGCTAAAGTCCAGTCAATATTATCCGAGATACCTGGCCAGAAAGTGGAAGACCGACCTGACATCATCGTGCGAGTTTTCAAGATGAAATTGGATGCTCTCATGAAGGATTTAATATAAGGACGACAATTTAGAAAGGTTAATGCAGGTAAGGGATAAAACAATTTGATGACATATGACTTCTTCATCTAATTACTTTatataatacttactaatttaCTATTACTAATTATAATTGGTAACACTACAGCTGTGTACACAATAGAATTTCAATAAAAAGGTCTTCCACACACCCATATTTTACTATTCCTTCACCTAGACCACAAATACAAGACTGCCGCTGACATAGACAACATCATCTCAGCCGAAATACCTGATGAGCAGCACGATCCTGAAGCATATGCTGCAGTAAAGCAGTTTATGATTCACGGTCCTTGCGACAGAGCAAAGCCAACAGCACCATACATGGATAAAGGGGAATGCACAAGACACTACCCTAAAAATTACAATTGTTAAAGCACATTAGACGAAGAGGGTTTCCAATTTACCAAAGGCGAGACAATGGAAGAAAGATTATAAAGAACGGAGTATAGTTTGATAATAGAGATATAGTTCCTCACAACGTTGGGTTGATTGTCAGGTATCAAGCTCACATAAACGTCGAATGGTGCAATAAATCAAGATCAATCAAATACCTATTTATATAGATAAATAAAGGTCCAGATAGAGGAACTTTTCTTATTGAACAAACTAGAGATGAAATTAAAGAGTACTTGAATTGTCGTTATGTTTCAGTGTGTGAAGCCGTGTGGAGGATATTTCAATTTGATATAAATTATCGCTGCCCATCAGTTCAATGACTTAGTTTCCATCTCTTAGATAAACAGCCTGTTACCTATAGAGACCACCAACAAGTAGAAACGATACTCTCCAGAGATGACAGAGAGAGGACAATGTTCACTGAATGGCTTACAGCAAATGAGGAATATGAGTATAAGGGTGCTAAAGAGTTGACATATACAGAATTTCCAGAGAAGTTTGTGTGGCACGTTGATGGAAAGGAGTGGAGGCCAAGAAAAAAGGTAATTCCATTGGTAGAGTAGTATACGCACACCCAACTTCAGGAGAACACTTTTTCTTGCGTTTGCTATTAAACATAGTGGGAGGACCTACATCCTATGAAGAAATAAGACACTACAATGGCATCACCTATCCTACATTCAAGGCAGCAAGTTACGCAACAGGGTTATTAGATGGAGATAAGGACTGACATGGAGCAATATAGGAGGCCTCGCGGTGGGCTACTGCAGCACGGTTACGCCAACTTTTTATATTTATGTTCCTTTTCAGTGAGGTTAGTGATCCATTAGACTTGTGGAACGGTAACTGGCAACACCTATTTGATGATGTCTTACATAAACAAAGATCTATCTTTAGGTACCCAGAACTCCGAATGTCAAATGACCAATAAAAGAACTATGCCTTATTCGAGATTGAAAAGTTACTATTAAAAAGTAGGTCACTGATGGATTTTCCACCCATGCCTTTATCGGACAAGACGCTACTCCAGACCATCAACAAAACATTGATAAGGGATAAACTTCGAATAAATAGAGAAGAGGTTATGTAGtacttgatgtgaccataatttgagcatatttagtccccgaattagccttgttcccatgctttttagtgcatatttgggtcatttattgtctttagtcctttgttttgcatattctttgaggtttttatCCCTAGGTAGGAAagaagtgcaaaccttgcattttcaaggcaaaatggagctaaattgattgaattcaatgaccaagcatcaaagagaagacatgactagaaggcctttatacatactatagtagatgggcaatgatgagaaaatatccttgcatccctgaggaaatcctcaaggattttatgaagagaaagaaagaaaagaagaaaggaagaaggtgatctacaatccgagcggattgcccacaatccgcccgtccagcacaagcaatccgagcgtcttcctcagctggacgctcgtccaaaacaaCCACAATCCGCTcatccaaaagacccacaatccgcccgtcccgtgccctggacggtCGGATTGTGTGATagctaatccgtcttctactcGTTCTGTGAAGGATGCacatacctcgggaaagactagcaaaaaggagactcgcatatttttctgagaggagcgattcctcaaggacttattcgtcatttaagctcttagtaaaccctaatttgtgtacctaatccccactataaataccacatTAGTCTAattaaattatcatgtttttcttagcaatctctagtgtagtttatatcaatcaaatctctctttaattttgtaatcaacttttaatgaAATCTTAATACAAaactcatttccttaatctctcttttgttcatgttttattttgggtaattgaagattatttgggttattattgggagatttacaaccttccaatcaatcatcaagtatttctattattctttactttattattggaatcattagtaggtataattctcttaatccctttttaattattgttaatcatcttcatttattcatcatgttttactttgttggtatgattgacaaccttgctagcatgttcaatatgataatgagtgagtagtttccttagctagggttaatgggtaattaggggaaaccaacatgggggatgattcatgctgaaattaatatgttttcatagtttatttgcttccttgttgtgatctcaacttatgcacatgttatgtttgatgaaatgcgagcctatgaatccttgcattttttacccatcacctatcttttcaatgagacttgtaagacataaaccaactcgagtctcattagaccatgcatatagttgagtagggaagattaagacGACTTGaaagtgttgtacaatctaatcgatttggctccgggatccaaactttcctaggattgtaagatataaaccaactcgatccatcacaacaataattgcttgcttataatttgagaatatgtttgcatgattaattcccatgaatcccctatgaccccatgacaccctagtgccttttatcaattgtttacatccctttttaatcatcttgcttgtttactttccttgctatttagtttagtgatcttctattcaaaccccaaattatgacacctcctagacaccactagttgcaactgaaaatctcatctcaattcctgtcccttgggatccgacctttacttgcctctttactaattgtagagttgtttgtggagttataaatagtgttttggtctaggtgctcctaatgaaaagtaccgaaaactaaacctctcaagagagtccgcccaaaaatggcgccgttgccggggagggtgttaacttgatttagattttcttagattgttattagttgtgtctttctttgccttggggaagtaaaactcctcaaggtttgttattattttcgagttgtttgatattttgcaagtctagaagaccacaaggtaacttgttaccctttgatcacgaaattgaaaggactttgacaaacaatagaagacttgctaggagaaatttgagaggtattggtgaggttgtagatattcaaccaaacgctattgagttcgtcaacccctttgcaagagaaggtgaggagaacccaacaaaaaatgcaacacaaaatcaacccacaatgctaaaatattcatcacattccgtaccaaccgaggagaacctactgatgcatgtctaatatatgatgttttgcacctcatttcacacgcatttcagagctcaattgagtagtttatgctactattttccttgtttcgtgtatttcttcctttttgtgtgatattgcagaaatatgaagatttcagcggaaaatgagccaaatccgtccctaagtgtttagcattgcatttgacatggagtaaagactcgggaagcgaacttggtgcatagttcaaggcctgaaagacatatTTGAGAGATTTTAGAAGCGAactaccagctatagtggtctatagactgacctacatggtctatagactgtcagaatgcttctcgacattgcatcCTGTTTAGATGGCAATATCTAGAGTTATATACCAGATAATCGACTGATACCAATTgcaggtgaaagcttatcctcttagctttccaacgccatatagaacgcctgatttgaccaagtaacgaagaaatggcagctgttttaagatcggtgcgcgctgcagaattcgtcagaatgcattcctgtacagcgcttgtggtcgatcgactgttcccagtggtcgatcgaccaccccacgactaTGACGCGCAATTTAAagttagaattccgaagcccattgtaattaggtttaggaataagagttacgtaatattttctatataacgtaaccagaGGCATCAGTTTATGATGATCGAATTTtaggaattaattagggttcttcTTAAAAGATTGTTTTAGTTTAATTCTCCgccaataaagtttactttccgcACTTGGTTTTAGTATTTCCTATTCAATCCTCCTTACGGTATTCTTCGGTTCCTTCtgttcagtttattgctttaattcctccgtagttagaattgttagtttagatttcccaaagccatattattgttttatgttattcatttgtttagttaatttaaatatGAATTCGTTAGCTTTGTTTGACAATAttattgctgtttttatcatgagcatgagtagctaaatcaaccctgctaggatgtaggggagctatagcgtagatgacATATATTATAGGCAATTTCGATTCACGGTATGGTCGATCTACTggtacccatggtcgatcgactggttacgcttctggtttgctttgtttgtttcgttaagtgctttatctttcaatgagaccgaaagg from Silene latifolia isolate original U9 population chromosome 2, ASM4854445v1, whole genome shotgun sequence encodes the following:
- the LOC141641154 gene encoding uncharacterized protein LOC141641154: MGGKIDKSLNNGLASYAFQISGQNYHLMGSLVPAVGTTPKFLQLYIYDMDHEVENGMSVTNNGQGSTSARLDEYLVKELLEMLDKNNELVKLFRMARDRFKEDELIPIRVKLIGNRSRDTREFNTPTASEIAALIVGDIEDRIGYRDIIVDNKKDGTQQINETNPSFMSLQYPLLFPYGQDGYVEKTIYRDNLT